Genomic window (Bradyrhizobium sp. 186):
GGCGATCTCACGCTGTCCGAGGAAGTCCTGCTCCGTGCGGCTCATGGGCGCTCCTTGTTACTCGCGCGCGGCGTCATCGCATCAGTTCTGGCACAGCGCGCTGGTGACGAACGTATCGGTGCGGCAATCGTCCGGCTTGCGGACACGGCCCGGGATCAGAACCTTGGCCGAGCATTTCTCGGCGGAGTCGGCGTTCAGGCTCTTGCCTTCGCGATAGCCCTTGCTCTGGCAGAGCTGGTCGGCAGCCTGCTTGCAGTCGGGCGCGCCGTTTTGCGAGGCCGGGCAGGCCATGCGTCCTGACACCATGGTGGATGGCGTCGCCAGGCGCGACAGGTCGTTCATGGTCTCGCTCGGGCTTTTGATCGGCGGCAGGATCGAGGGCAGCTTGTCGAACAGCTTGCCCATTTCGTTGATCAGCCCGAGATTCTCCTCGCGCGGCGGCGGCGCCGGTGAAGCGGGAGTCGAGGGCGGCGGTCCCTGCTCCTGCAAGCCGAGCGGAGGCGATGTCGATTGCGGCGATGCCGATTGCGGCCATCCGGTCGCGCCGGAGCCGACCAGGAGCAGCAGCATCGCTGAAGTCAGCGTCCCCAGCCGCACCGCCGGATTGCCGGATCGAACCATCATGACGGCAACCGTAGCCGAAGCCGGCGCGGTGGCAAAGCGCCGACGTCCTAGATCAGCTTGATTGCGATCACGAAGCCCAGCACGAGCACCGCGGCGCCAATCGCCACCCACAATCCGAGATGCTTCTCGATCCTGACCCGGATCCAGTCGCCATAGCGGTTGAGCAGGATCGCCACGATGAAAAAACGTCCACCGCGCGCAACGATCGAGCACAGGATGAACAGGCCGATATTGTAACCGGCAAAGCCCGAGGTGATGGTAACGAGCTTGTAAGGGATCGGCGTCAGGCCCTTGAGCAGGATGATCACCGCGCCCCACTCGGCATAGGAGGCGCGGAAGGCATCGACCTTGTCGCCGAGGCCATAGACCTGGATCAGCCAGTGGCCGACCGAGTCAAAGAGCAGCGCTCCGATGGCGTAGCCCAGCAGGCCACCAACCACCGAGGTCGCAGTGCAGACCGCCGCATAGACCCAGGCGCGCTGCGGGCGCGCCAGCGACATCGGGATCAGCATCACATCCGGGGGGACGGGAAAGAAGGAGCTTTCTGCGAAAGCCACGGCGCCC
Coding sequences:
- a CDS encoding YqaA family protein, giving the protein MVLHRGAMLKRIYDWCIDAAHKPYALWIMGAVAFAESSFFPVPPDVMLIPMSLARPQRAWVYAAVCTATSVVGGLLGYAIGALLFDSVGHWLIQVYGLGDKVDAFRASYAEWGAVIILLKGLTPIPYKLVTITSGFAGYNIGLFILCSIVARGGRFFIVAILLNRYGDWIRVRIEKHLGLWVAIGAAVLVLGFVIAIKLI